The following are encoded in a window of Lactobacillus panisapium genomic DNA:
- a CDS encoding YbgA family protein, with the protein MDKWQEKWAYNKYWVMAHSQAYYERIRLLAKNNDWSDAKNAEFEDLLTKAACQPPTVKTLTNAYQHVWGYFKKFATTEEKQTYLRLLQELSPQTDKLGPFLSRLTEKYQVAYLLNSRLMQEWNEKS; encoded by the coding sequence ATGGATAAATGGCAAGAAAAATGGGCATATAACAAGTACTGGGTAATGGCTCATTCGCAAGCATATTATGAGCGGATTAGATTGCTAGCCAAAAATAACGATTGGTCAGATGCAAAAAATGCTGAGTTTGAAGACTTACTGACAAAAGCGGCCTGCCAGCCGCCAACAGTTAAAACGTTAACTAACGCTTACCAGCATGTTTGGGGTTACTTTAAGAAATTTGCGACGACTGAAGAAAAACAAACTTATTTACGGTTATTGCAAGAATTATCACCACAAACTGATAAATTAGGACCGTTTTTAAGCCGCTTAACTGAAAAGTATCAAGTTGCTTATTTACTAAACTCGCGTTTAATGCAGGAGTGGAATGAGAAATCATGA
- a CDS encoding TIGR02328 family protein encodes MRLWHQDLIWQLPRQQLLGQHREIAALRGRGWGKPHATVNYVFQYSPYKLYQFHLLVLAEMERRHYHPNSNWFDPYYRGQYCSKYENLPAVPWTDPIYPEHDDAYLQSCLENLAHKGIELN; translated from the coding sequence ATGAGATTATGGCACCAAGATTTAATTTGGCAATTACCGCGGCAACAATTATTAGGACAGCATCGCGAAATTGCCGCTTTACGTGGACGCGGCTGGGGTAAACCTCATGCCACCGTTAATTATGTTTTTCAATATTCGCCGTATAAATTGTATCAGTTTCATTTATTAGTACTAGCCGAAATGGAGCGGCGCCATTATCACCCAAATAGTAACTGGTTTGACCCATACTACCGTGGGCAATATTGTTCCAAGTATGAAAACTTGCCGGCGGTCCCTTGGACTGATCCAATTTATCCTGAGCACGATGATGCCTATTTACAGAGTTGCTTGGAAAATTTAGCCCATAAGGGAATTGAGTTAAATTAA
- a CDS encoding choloylglycine hydrolase family protein produces the protein MIGCSSFTMETKDKKHFLSRTMDFMMEMAEQVVFVPKQKTFAVSYEARQEITSKHAFIGMGSLDDGPITCDGVNDAGVTGAVLYFPGYASYQEQAAPGTWAVSPDKIISVILAQAASLAEVKDLFKKQITIVDEGNPTLKVVPPLHYIFSDTSGASLIVEPQQDGIHLIEDSIGVMTNSPDYHWHETNLRNYLAVTPKQHDDVAFLGKTLKPFSQGSGTFGLPGDFTPTSRFVRTAFMKNNVEQPKDEIGAVTLAHHILESVSIPRGIVVTPDQTFDFTCYAAYICAESKTYYYSTYGNQRIRCVQLTPELEAETDYREFKVNPKEDIERLN, from the coding sequence ATGATTGGCTGCAGCAGTTTCACAATGGAAACTAAGGATAAGAAGCACTTTTTATCGCGAACAATGGATTTTATGATGGAAATGGCAGAACAAGTGGTTTTTGTACCAAAACAAAAGACTTTCGCTGTTTCTTACGAAGCTAGACAAGAGATTACTAGTAAACATGCTTTTATCGGTATGGGCAGCCTTGATGATGGTCCGATTACTTGTGACGGGGTTAATGATGCTGGTGTTACTGGAGCCGTCCTTTATTTCCCCGGATATGCTTCATATCAAGAACAAGCGGCTCCTGGTACCTGGGCGGTTTCTCCTGACAAAATCATTTCGGTAATTTTAGCGCAAGCAGCTTCTTTGGCAGAAGTTAAAGACCTATTTAAAAAGCAAATTACCATTGTTGACGAGGGGAATCCAACTTTAAAGGTTGTTCCTCCTCTTCACTACATTTTCTCCGACACTTCAGGTGCAAGCCTAATTGTGGAACCCCAACAAGATGGCATTCACCTTATTGAAGACTCGATTGGCGTGATGACTAACAGTCCTGACTACCACTGGCATGAGACTAATTTGCGCAACTATTTAGCGGTCACACCTAAGCAACATGATGATGTTGCATTCTTGGGCAAAACCTTGAAACCTTTTAGCCAAGGCTCAGGTACATTTGGCCTCCCTGGCGACTTTACACCAACTTCGCGTTTTGTTAGGACAGCTTTTATGAAAAATAATGTTGAGCAGCCAAAAGATGAAATTGGTGCAGTGACTTTGGCTCATCACATCCTCGAATCTGTCAGCATCCCACGCGGCATTGTAGTAACTCCTGACCAAACATTTGATTTTACCTGCTATGCTGCTTATATTTGTGCAGAATCAAAGACCTATTATTATTCTACTTACGGCAACCAACGGATTAGGTGCGTTCAATTAACCCCAGAACTCGAAGCCGAAACAGATTATCGTGAATTTAAGGTAAATCCTAAAGAAGATATTGAACGACTAAACTAA
- a CDS encoding Bax inhibitor-1 family protein, producing the protein MNNFETNSDRRQIHTISETNGFLTKMYGFMAGAVLISALTAYLTMTVFRTAVMNMPVSIMWLILLVPFALSMGISFKADRNPVASLVMLGVLAVIYGFEFALIAGFYTGTQITTAFISSAAVFIAMAVFGTITKKDLSNWNSYLSAALIGFLVAWIVNMFLHNPAITYIFSFIGVIIFTGLTASDANKMKIIYNNYGDQVAETGLAVLGALQLYLDFVNIFMFLLEIFGGTGSNNN; encoded by the coding sequence ATGAATAATTTTGAAACAAATTCAGATCGGCGCCAAATCCACACTATAAGCGAGACGAACGGCTTTTTAACCAAAATGTATGGTTTTATGGCTGGGGCCGTGTTAATTTCCGCCTTGACTGCTTACTTAACCATGACCGTTTTTCGAACTGCTGTCATGAACATGCCAGTATCAATTATGTGGTTAATCCTGCTGGTTCCCTTTGCTCTGTCAATGGGAATCAGCTTTAAGGCCGACCGCAACCCGGTTGCCAGTCTGGTAATGCTAGGCGTTTTAGCAGTAATTTATGGTTTCGAGTTTGCACTAATTGCTGGTTTTTACACCGGTACGCAAATTACCACTGCCTTTATTTCATCAGCAGCGGTTTTTATTGCAATGGCCGTGTTTGGCACTATTACCAAGAAAGATTTATCTAACTGGAATTCTTATCTAAGTGCTGCACTCATTGGCTTTTTAGTAGCTTGGATTGTCAACATGTTTTTGCATAATCCAGCCATTACTTATATCTTTTCATTCATCGGTGTTATTATTTTTACCGGTCTAACCGCTAGTGACGCTAATAAAATGAAAATCATTTATAACAATTATGGTGATCAGGTCGCAGAAACTGGCTTAGCTGTCCTTGGTGCCCTGCAGTTGTACCTCGACTTTGTCAATATTTTCATGTTTTTACTTGAAATCTTTGGCGGAACAGGCAGCAATAACAACTAA
- the rlmD gene encoding 23S rRNA (uracil(1939)-C(5))-methyltransferase RlmD gives MEKNQIIELEITDLSYEAMGVAHYEGMTVFVTNALPGETVSAKILKVKKNFAFAKIEQIIKESPDRVNIKLNQWVQTGLASLAHINYDKQLEFKRNQVVNLLQKAHLDNVEVGQTLPSPEETGYRNKAQVPVREVGGQLEIGFFRRHSHDLVPLTNFFTTDPEIDRVLVAVRDVLRQYRVPAYDEIHNEGEVRYLDVRRSKATGEIMVILVCLHKDFPQLPKVAEAIKTIEGVTSLVLNYNPKKTNVILGKVDYLIFGKPQITDQIGDVKFRISPESFFQINSLQTPRLYDLAIKKAELTPDDVVVDAYSGIGTIGLTVAKHVKSVRGIESVRDAVKDANNNAEINDLHNAKYVTGKAEEVMPKWAAKGMKTDVIFVDPPRKGLTPEFIDAAVKTGPKKIVYISCNPATMVRDLQEFQKLGYDFNRIDPVDMFPQTPHVEAVTVLERTKK, from the coding sequence ATGGAAAAAAATCAAATTATTGAATTAGAAATTACTGACTTGTCATATGAGGCCATGGGTGTGGCGCACTACGAAGGGATGACCGTTTTTGTCACCAACGCTTTGCCAGGTGAAACGGTCAGTGCCAAAATCTTAAAGGTCAAGAAGAACTTTGCCTTTGCAAAAATCGAACAAATCATCAAGGAAAGTCCCGACCGTGTGAACATTAAGCTTAATCAATGGGTGCAAACTGGTCTAGCTTCGCTTGCTCATATCAACTATGACAAGCAGCTTGAATTCAAACGGAATCAAGTGGTCAATTTATTGCAAAAAGCGCACTTAGACAATGTGGAAGTCGGCCAAACGCTGCCGAGCCCTGAAGAAACAGGTTACCGTAATAAGGCGCAAGTACCTGTGCGTGAAGTTGGCGGTCAACTTGAAATTGGCTTTTTCCGGCGTCATTCACACGATCTGGTGCCGCTAACCAATTTCTTTACAACTGATCCAGAAATTGATCGCGTCTTAGTTGCTGTTCGCGATGTTTTACGCCAATACCGCGTTCCGGCATATGATGAAATTCATAATGAAGGTGAAGTAAGGTACCTCGATGTCCGTCGCAGTAAAGCAACTGGCGAGATTATGGTCATCTTGGTTTGTTTACATAAGGATTTTCCGCAACTGCCAAAAGTTGCGGAAGCGATTAAGACAATCGAAGGCGTAACAAGCCTTGTGTTAAATTACAATCCGAAGAAAACTAATGTAATTTTGGGCAAAGTCGACTACTTGATTTTTGGTAAGCCGCAAATTACTGATCAAATTGGCGATGTGAAGTTCAGAATTTCACCGGAAAGTTTCTTCCAAATTAATTCGCTGCAAACGCCGCGATTGTATGACTTGGCAATTAAAAAGGCAGAGCTTACGCCAGATGATGTTGTCGTTGATGCTTACTCCGGTATTGGGACAATTGGGTTGACGGTCGCCAAGCATGTTAAATCCGTTCGCGGGATCGAAAGTGTGCGTGATGCGGTCAAGGATGCCAATAATAATGCCGAAATCAATGATCTGCACAATGCCAAATATGTGACCGGTAAAGCCGAAGAGGTAATGCCAAAGTGGGCAGCTAAAGGGATGAAGACTGATGTCATTTTTGTTGATCCGCCAAGAAAGGGCTTGACGCCAGAATTTATCGATGCGGCTGTTAAAACCGGCCCCAAGAAGATTGTTTATATTTCATGTAATCCAGCTACCATGGTGCGCGACTTACAAGAATTCCAAAAATTGGGTTATGATTTTAACCGCATTGATCCAGTTGATATGTTTCCGCAAACGCCGCACGTTGAGGCGGTGACGGTGCTGGAACGGACTAAGAAATAG
- a CDS encoding type II toxin-antitoxin system RelE family toxin, protein MRYTWSFNQKALKDFKKSLDKPVQRRIINWLDKHIEGSDNPRIWGKPLEGELGTLWRYLVGSYRIIADIQDEVFTVVVVKAGKRNDVYKRKR, encoded by the coding sequence ATGCGATACACGTGGTCGTTCAATCAAAAAGCGCTGAAAGATTTCAAGAAAAGTCTTGATAAGCCTGTTCAGCGGCGAATTATTAATTGGCTCGACAAACACATCGAAGGGTCAGATAATCCACGCATTTGGGGTAAGCCCCTAGAAGGTGAACTTGGTACTTTATGGCGTTACCTGGTTGGTAGTTATCGCATCATTGCTGATATTCAAGACGAAGTTTTTACCGTTGTTGTCGTAAAGGCAGGTAAAAGAAATGACGTCTACAAACGAAAAAGATAA
- the relB gene encoding type II toxin-antitoxin system RelB family antitoxin: MANATKSTTIRFDEDVLNLIHRQANLDGQTSTEFMRNAVLEKLEDSLDYQDAVKNIRESHGQTVSRDDVKKQLGL; encoded by the coding sequence ATGGCAAATGCTACTAAATCTACTACCATTCGTTTTGATGAAGACGTTTTAAACCTGATTCATAGACAAGCAAATCTTGATGGTCAAACTTCTACCGAATTTATGCGTAATGCTGTTCTAGAAAAGCTCGAGGATAGTCTTGACTACCAAGATGCAGTCAAAAACATCCGCGAATCCCACGGCCAAACTGTATCTCGTGATGATGTTAAGAAGCAATTAGGTCTTTGA
- a CDS encoding alpha/beta hydrolase has product MKKLKHKKLWFTLIVIILLVCLSFVGAGYYFFTVACVPGEKSFLSSSSNVIKKSDPLYHEKVWFKKTPKEKWYMLSADGKYKLDANYIPYKNSSKTVIVLPGYTDTKEDAGIFDALFYELGYNTLTPEPRAQGESEGKYIGYGWPDKDDTKKWVSYLLRKKGKQQQIVIYGISMGGATAMTTSGLKLPHQVKAFIEDCGYTSVKDEIEYEAGALYNMPAFPRFPLVEILSGINKLKVGYFMGDASSVKQLNKNYRPMLFIHGSEDHFVPTKMIYSNYQATRGPKEIWVAPKAKHAKSFSVHPKEYKKRVASFLAKYVK; this is encoded by the coding sequence TTGAAAAAGTTGAAACATAAAAAACTGTGGTTTACCTTAATTGTGATTATCTTACTAGTGTGTTTATCATTTGTTGGAGCTGGCTATTATTTTTTCACAGTAGCATGTGTACCAGGTGAAAAAAGCTTTTTAAGTTCTTCTAGCAATGTGATCAAGAAATCCGATCCACTTTACCACGAAAAGGTCTGGTTCAAGAAAACTCCAAAAGAAAAGTGGTATATGCTTTCTGCCGATGGCAAATATAAATTAGACGCTAACTACATTCCATATAAAAATTCTAGTAAAACAGTTATTGTTTTGCCCGGTTATACGGACACCAAGGAAGATGCAGGTATATTTGATGCCTTATTTTACGAGCTAGGCTACAATACTTTAACACCTGAACCTCGTGCTCAAGGAGAGAGCGAAGGAAAATATATTGGTTATGGTTGGCCAGATAAGGACGATACCAAAAAGTGGGTTTCCTATTTACTGCGAAAAAAAGGGAAGCAGCAACAAATTGTAATTTATGGCATAAGCATGGGTGGTGCAACTGCCATGACGACCAGTGGTCTTAAACTACCTCATCAAGTTAAGGCGTTTATTGAAGATTGTGGTTATACTAGCGTTAAAGACGAAATAGAATATGAAGCTGGAGCGCTTTATAATATGCCAGCATTTCCCCGTTTTCCTCTCGTTGAAATTTTAAGTGGCATCAATAAGTTGAAAGTCGGTTATTTTATGGGCGATGCCTCTAGTGTTAAGCAATTAAATAAAAATTATAGACCAATGTTGTTTATTCATGGTAGTGAAGATCATTTTGTCCCAACCAAAATGATCTACTCTAATTATCAGGCTACCAGAGGACCAAAGGAAATATGGGTTGCTCCAAAAGCTAAACATGCTAAATCCTTTTCAGTTCATCCTAAAGAATATAAAAAACGTGTTGCTTCGTTCTTAGCCAAATATGTCAAATAG
- a CDS encoding type II toxin-antitoxin system Phd/YefM family antitoxin, translating into MTLVLTQSDFRAHIKKYLDQINDDDEVVYVARSNSRSVAVLSQEKLYWMEKTLQAKEDSLDYAIARDQLIQRNVLPDDPIVESNNDYWGQFK; encoded by the coding sequence ATGACTTTAGTATTAACACAAAGTGATTTTAGAGCTCACATAAAAAAATATTTAGATCAGATAAATGATGATGATGAGGTGGTCTATGTTGCTCGATCAAATAGCCGTTCAGTAGCTGTACTTTCCCAAGAAAAACTATATTGGATGGAAAAAACTTTGCAAGCCAAGGAAGATTCTCTTGACTATGCAATTGCTCGAGATCAGCTAATTCAACGGAATGTTTTGCCAGATGACCCAATTGTTGAATCGAACAATGACTATTGGGGTCAGTTTAAATAA
- a CDS encoding type II toxin-antitoxin system YafQ family toxin: MARLQFRPRATFNADLKRLGRLDPTIIDDVRSAIDELLENGTLSDEYGDHSLKRRLSGYREFHVRDTPHGKQPNDINDVLVIWYVERNELVAVGVRVGSHSRLFPNQNGSKKYHK, from the coding sequence ATGGCAAGACTACAATTTAGACCACGTGCTACCTTCAATGCCGATTTGAAACGATTAGGACGGCTCGATCCAACTATCATTGATGATGTTCGTTCAGCAATTGACGAATTATTAGAGAATGGGACCCTATCTGATGAATATGGCGACCATTCACTAAAGCGAAGATTATCCGGATATAGAGAGTTCCATGTTCGTGACACTCCTCACGGAAAACAACCAAATGATATCAACGACGTATTGGTAATCTGGTATGTTGAGCGTAATGAGTTAGTTGCAGTAGGGGTCCGAGTTGGATCACATAGTCGGTTGTTTCCTAATCAAAATGGTTCAAAAAAGTATCATAAATAA
- a CDS encoding type II toxin-antitoxin system death-on-curing family toxin — protein sequence MIYLTTAEIIAINKYVLEGVGQSYQGIQYPEGLSLVIEQPQMVVFGHTLYPTIWLKAAYIMQKITKKHIFIDGNKRTAFLATLLFLKKNGYETHLTADEGEALIIQVTLANDSEDEMMKISKVLKLHSIKTNN from the coding sequence ATGATTTACTTAACCACAGCGGAAATTATTGCTATTAATAAATATGTTCTTGAAGGAGTTGGTCAAAGTTACCAAGGCATCCAATACCCTGAAGGCCTTTCTTTAGTCATTGAACAACCGCAAATGGTTGTTTTTGGGCATACACTTTACCCAACTATTTGGTTAAAGGCAGCTTATATTATGCAAAAAATTACTAAAAAACATATTTTTATTGACGGCAATAAACGAACGGCTTTTTTGGCAACACTATTATTTCTCAAAAAGAACGGTTATGAAACACATTTAACAGCTGACGAAGGCGAAGCACTAATAATACAAGTTACGCTTGCTAATGATTCTGAAGATGAAATGATGAAAATATCTAAGGTCCTTAAATTGCACAGTATTAAAACTAATAATTAG
- a CDS encoding DUF3021 domain-containing protein: protein MKKTVKYLSYAFRFATTGVFIGLVISLIFNYIGNPNSFYYPSTFAFVKKFARPLDSVAVSALLWALMGLVFGFGSMVYSIRKWSYLKQTITSFIIYYVGFTPLAILAGWFPLSWINMIIFTAEFILIFFVFWTFYYWKAAREIKRINQKIKKQ from the coding sequence ATGAAAAAAACAGTTAAATATCTATCTTACGCTTTTAGATTTGCAACAACAGGTGTTTTTATCGGCCTGGTAATTTCATTAATTTTTAACTACATAGGAAATCCCAATTCATTTTATTATCCATCGACTTTTGCCTTTGTTAAAAAATTTGCTCGTCCTTTAGATTCGGTTGCAGTTTCAGCTTTGCTCTGGGCACTAATGGGATTGGTTTTCGGCTTTGGCAGCATGGTTTATTCCATCAGAAAATGGTCATACCTAAAGCAGACAATAACTAGTTTTATTATCTATTATGTCGGTTTCACTCCTTTGGCTATTCTTGCAGGTTGGTTTCCGTTAAGTTGGATAAACATGATTATTTTTACAGCTGAGTTCATTTTGATCTTTTTTGTATTTTGGACTTTTTATTACTGGAAAGCTGCCCGAGAAATAAAGCGCATTAATCAAAAAATCAAAAAGCAGTAA
- a CDS encoding LytTR family DNA-binding domain-containing protein — protein sequence MKINCHIDPNLDEEHGELWIKEMTPKINDFLQVMSSSDDVLWCHYQAQIIPVKYQDIYSLDVASRETNIYTENQQFSYHDRLSNMKANLPNYFIEASRSAIFNFNYIDHLELLDNGLIDVVLTNNHRIQISRRNIRNLKERLGI from the coding sequence ATGAAAATTAATTGTCACATCGACCCTAATTTGGATGAGGAGCACGGTGAACTTTGGATCAAAGAAATGACACCCAAAATCAACGACTTCTTACAAGTAATGTCCTCGAGCGATGACGTTCTATGGTGTCATTATCAAGCTCAAATTATTCCAGTCAAATATCAGGATATTTATTCATTAGATGTGGCCAGTAGAGAAACTAACATTTATACAGAAAACCAGCAGTTTTCCTATCACGACCGTTTGTCTAACATGAAGGCCAACTTACCCAATTATTTTATTGAAGCTTCGCGGAGTGCGATTTTTAACTTCAATTATATTGATCATCTCGAACTCCTTGACAACGGGCTGATTGATGTCGTTTTAACTAATAACCATCGGATTCAAATTTCCAGACGTAATATCAGAAACCTGAAAGAGAGGCTTGGCATATGA
- a CDS encoding methylase has product MSKEEILLFDEKQFENPNKKFELRTVMEDKYLIKSKDRVQHHGEVFTPKWMVKEMLAEPSIQEKLHDIHATFFEPSAGEGAFLKEILHQKLNYVDRISNKTTWKNNALWALMSIYGIELLEDNLIRAKQAMIDIFINHFQAFMQRKLSKNTDLYKSASFIINMNIVQGNTLTYKNSKNRLIKFTKWIPYGDKVKRSIFTFKSLFNNGDIDDVDANEGQLSLFDSFKDNDSTNKRPMQITKVYEEVKNG; this is encoded by the coding sequence ATGAGTAAAGAAGAAATCCTCCTCTTTGATGAGAAGCAGTTTGAAAACCCAAATAAAAAGTTTGAACTTAGAACTGTTATGGAGGATAAATATCTAATAAAGTCTAAAGATCGTGTTCAGCACCATGGTGAGGTTTTTACGCCTAAATGGATGGTTAAAGAAATGCTGGCTGAGCCATCTATCCAAGAAAAATTACACGACATACACGCAACCTTCTTCGAACCCAGCGCTGGAGAAGGTGCATTTTTAAAAGAAATATTGCATCAGAAACTTAATTATGTTGATAGAATTTCTAACAAAACTACTTGGAAAAATAATGCTTTGTGGGCTTTAATGAGCATTTATGGAATTGAATTACTAGAAGATAACTTAATAAGAGCTAAGCAAGCGATGATAGATATTTTTATTAATCATTTTCAGGCTTTTATGCAAAGAAAGTTAAGCAAAAATACGGACCTTTACAAATCCGCAAGTTTTATTATTAATATGAATATTGTTCAGGGAAATACGCTTACCTACAAAAATTCTAAGAACAGACTAATTAAGTTCACTAAGTGGATTCCTTATGGTGACAAGGTGAAGCGATCGATCTTTACTTTTAAGTCATTATTTAACAATGGAGATATAGATGATGTAGATGCTAATGAAGGACAGCTAAGTCTTTTTGATAGTTTTAAAGACAATGATTCTACAAATAAAAGACCTATGCAAATAACTAAGGTATATGAGGAAGTAAAAAATGGATAG
- a CDS encoding Eco57I restriction-modification methylase domain-containing protein: MDSKEFKFDVVIGNPPYHEETNGAGRQAKPLYNLFVEQIEAMGTPISSIIMPSRWFAGGMGLDKFRDHMMNDLHIKKIVDYPNSKEVFSNTSIGGGVCYFVRNIDYSGPCDVVNVSKGKTNEMYRSLREFPVLVRYNEAVSIIRKVLPKKGEGVASIMSSLMPFGLNTCYRGEKKRKNKEDLKLYASGNSITYIKRSDIKKGEEFVDKYKVIISKTGSEHAGEPDKHGMFKVIPSTMRVINPGEVCTHSYFVAGQFDSSDVANNLLSYLKTKFVRFLVLQSMSGIGLSRQVFTFVPIQDFNQSWNDQKLYKKYSLTEAEIGFVESMIKEMD, from the coding sequence ATGGATAGTAAAGAATTCAAATTTGATGTTGTAATCGGAAACCCACCATATCATGAAGAGACTAATGGTGCAGGACGCCAGGCAAAGCCACTATATAATTTATTTGTTGAACAAATTGAAGCAATGGGTACTCCAATTTCTTCGATTATTATGCCATCTCGTTGGTTTGCTGGTGGAATGGGACTAGATAAATTCCGTGATCACATGATGAATGATCTACATATTAAAAAGATAGTAGATTACCCGAATTCAAAAGAAGTTTTCTCTAATACAAGTATAGGAGGCGGAGTTTGTTACTTTGTAAGAAATATAGATTACTCCGGACCATGCGATGTCGTGAATGTTTCAAAAGGTAAAACAAATGAAATGTACAGAAGTTTAAGGGAATTTCCTGTTTTGGTCCGATATAATGAGGCAGTTTCTATTATAAGAAAAGTATTGCCTAAAAAAGGAGAAGGCGTAGCCTCAATAATGAGTTCTCTAATGCCGTTTGGATTAAACACTTGTTATCGGGGTGAGAAAAAAAGAAAAAATAAAGAGGATTTAAAATTATATGCAAGCGGTAACAGTATTACTTACATTAAACGATCGGACATTAAAAAAGGCGAAGAATTTGTTGATAAATATAAAGTTATTATCAGTAAAACAGGTTCAGAACATGCTGGTGAACCAGATAAACATGGAATGTTTAAGGTAATACCGTCAACAATGAGAGTTATTAACCCTGGTGAAGTTTGCACACATTCGTATTTTGTTGCAGGACAATTCGACTCTTCAGATGTTGCAAATAATTTGTTAAGTTACTTAAAAACTAAGTTTGTAAGATTTTTGGTTTTGCAATCAATGAGTGGGATAGGATTATCACGACAGGTTTTTACCTTTGTGCCAATACAAGATTTTAATCAAAGTTGGAATGATCAAAAATTATACAAAAAGTATTCATTGACTGAAGCAGAAATTGGGTTTGTTGAATCAATGATCAAGGAGATGGACTAG